Genomic segment of Desulfobulbaceae bacterium:
CTATGTCGAAAGGGTGTGGATGAGCCGCTGAAGGTGGTGCGCCATGTACTGGATCGTCTTGGACTCACGCTGAACGAGACCAAGACCCATGTGGTGGACGCCAAAGAAGCGAGCTTCGACTTTCTGGGATTCACGATCCAGATGAGTCGGGGAGCGAAGACGGGCAAGCCGTACCCGAATGTGCGCCCGTCGGACAAGGCCGTGAAGAAGATCAAGGCCCGTCTGACGGAACTGACGCAACGGGAACTGACCTGCATCCCGCTGGAGAATGTGGTAGGGAATGTGAACCGCAGCCTGAGAGGCTGGGTGAATTACTTTCACTACCGGAACTCCAGTCTGGCGATGAGCAAGGTCAAGAACCACGCGGAAGAACGGCTGAGGACGCACTTGCAAAAGCGTCACAAGGTGAAAGACAGAGGCACCGCCTACAAGCGGTTCCAAAATGCCAGCCTCTATGAACGCTATGGGCTATACAAACCCCCAACGGAAGCCGGCTGGAAATCGGCGCATGCCTCGGTGTGAAGAACATCGGAAAGCCGTGTGCGGGAAAACCGCATGCACGGTTTGATGAGGGAGGGCAGGCGAGAGCCTGCTCTCTACTCTACCCACTTTATACCGCCCCATTTCATACCAACGAGACGTTCACTTGGGTCAACACGATGATTGGTAACGTTAAGAACTTTACCACGGGCGCTTACCATGCCATTAATCCAATCCCCTTCACCACCTACCACGTTACTTGGCTGAATTCTGTTGTCGCTTCAACCGCTCAAAAAATTTCTTGCCGATTATTCGTGTATTGTATTTCTCGTGTTGAATACCGATATTATTTTCATCAATATATTCAGCAAGAATGTGACGAGCCACCTCTTTATCTCCAGTCTCAATATTAAATACCTGAATCTGGGTGCTATCTCTTTTTACAACTCGGTATTCACCGCTTTTCGTTTTAATTTCTGTTTCTTCAAGTATCTCGCCAATATCTTCACTGGTTCTCATGGGTTTCTGAGTTGAGGGCTCTGTAGTTAGAGAGCTATGACGAATAAACGCTTTTAATGTATGACGCATATATTCGTTAATGGGGTTGATTTCCCCAGCCATTTCCAACTTTAGTAACTCTTGAAGTATTTTTGATATGCAATTATCACATGAACTCCAATGAATCCAATATTTTTTGTGTCCTTTATTTTGTAGTTCCAAATCATTGAATTCAGCATGCAGATGTCTATGACTGACGTTTGGAGTGAGAAAAACAATAGTGAGCTCTGTGATACCGGGCTCATCGGCAAGAATTGCCTGATAATACTCATTAAGCTGTTTTGGATTAGCAGCGCCAGTTTTTATCTTGTTCTCGATAATAATCCTATGACATTCTTTTTTGCCATTTTCGCCATTTTTGAGCAATATTATCTGTATATCTATATCTTTTCTCTTCCCATTAAGTTGATATGGCTCTTCAAGCGAAACTTGCGAATCTATAAAACCTGATGATGCTATCTCTTTAAATCTCTCGTTATCAATTGTTTGCAGAAGCTTTCTGATTACAGAGTCACCTAAGCCGTGATCTTTGTTGCTATCCAATAGATAACCGAGCATTGCTGACATGCTTGGCTCATGCAGTCTTGATTTTCCTTGACTCAATACTTGAAATATATTCATGATTTTTCCGGTGTAAATGCGAATGCGTACGCCCAGCATGATCTTATGAGGTGAAAGTCCTCTGTAGGAAGATCACCGTCCATCACTGAGGGGTGATTATGACGACAACTACTAGCGAAAGGCAAGGGTCACCTCGTGAGAGGTGGTCTGAATGAGGCCCGGAGCAAAACTGCGAGCTGATGAATAAGAGCATCATTCATTGATTCAACTCAACACACTGCTGATAGCCGCTGGCGATTCCAAGGTAGTTTATCCATCCTCGTAGGTAGAGGCTGGTTTTATAAATCTGATACTCCATCGAGACACCCCAATTGCGGTTGGTCAGTCGTCTTACCTCTTGCTTGAATCGCTTCACACTCTCTGGATGCCAGTGAATACGCCTATTTCGGAAGGTGAACCCCAGAAATTTGCTCTCACTGACTCAGCAGATCTCGGTGAAATAAATATACTGCGTAACATAAGGCTTTCGGGAGACTTAAAAATTATTTTTTCGCGCAAAAGCAGTGCGATCAGGATGGTGATGGCAAACAGGACTGCGAGAGCAACGCTGCCAAACGTTTGTCACCCGACTCAAACAGGCGCATCCACGTCAGCCGTTTATTATTGTCGGTGACGGTCTGAGTCGCACCAGCCGATGGTCGAGAACATCAGCGCACAGGGGATGCAGTACATTCTCGTGGCCTAGGCGGGTGACCACACCTAGCTGACCGACTGGATAGCCGCCTATTAAACCCTGCCTGCTCTAGAGTTTATCGATAACCAAGCGGACTCACCGTTATCGCTGGCAGAATGATGTCCCCCCTCAATGGTCGCGATAATGCGGTCAAAGTCAACCTACTGGTTGTTCCCTCATGGGAGTTTCTGCCTGATCTCTTTCTTCATCCAAACGACTACACCGTTACTGCTGAAAAAATCGCTTAAGTCGGCTATTCGAAGATAATGCGCCTATGGCGTAGTTCGACGCCTGCGCGCGATTTGTGCGGCTTCACATGTATCCGAGTGTTTTTCACATTATCTACATCGAAATATGTTAATTTTGGCAGTTTTTAGCTTCGCCGAGATTAGCTGTATTTCTCTTCATAGCCCTTGATAAAATCTGCTAACATCCCATCCATTTCGACGAAAATTTTACTTATTTTCATCAGTGTATTTGTTTTCTTTTTCATCAGTGTTTTCGGGATCAATCTTCGGCCCATAAAGCAGTTCAGCCCACCTTTCTTCTGAAACAGGACCGCCTAGAAGGTTTTTCTCTCGTTCTGCTTTCCGTTTTGATTTACTTACCCGCTTTTCTTTATCTACCCGCTTTTCAGTGTTCATGATGCTTCACCTTTATGCTAAAAATCCATCAATGACATATCCAAAAAAGTTAGAAAACTTTCCCTGTATGAAAATGGATTAAGACTACAATACCAACATAATCCTTACTAGATGACTTTGTATCTAACTTATAATGATGACTACCAAACAACACTTTAACAACCAGTGGTCTTCCGTAAATAAGTGTTGTCATTTATAACCCTTCTTCTGCATATGTTTTAACAATAAAATTGTAACAATCTTCATAGTTATCAAACATTAATGGCCCACCCAATTGGTTTTCAAATGATACCCAATTGAGAAACGACCTGTATTGTGGATAAAATGTTTTGTTGTTATTTTCGTCGGTTACCGTCATGATCCGATAAATTTGGCGTTCGTTGATTGCATTTTTAACGCGTCTAATTATTTCAAAAAAAGCAAAATTCATAATAAGTGCGTTAGAAAACCTTCCCTGTATAAAAAAGGGATTTAAGACACCCACTGACAAAATCTGCCAATACTCCGTCCATATCGACGAAGATTTTATTTATTTTCATAAACTTTCCTCTTCTAC
This window contains:
- a CDS encoding PD-(D/E)XK nuclease family protein is translated as MNIFQVLSQGKSRLHEPSMSAMLGYLLDSNKDHGLGDSVIRKLLQTIDNERFKEIASSGFIDSQVSLEEPYQLNGKRKDIDIQIILLKNGENGKKECHRIIIENKIKTGAANPKQLNEYYQAILADEPGITELTIVFLTPNVSHRHLHAEFNDLELQNKGHKKYWIHWSSCDNCISKILQELLKLEMAGEINPINEYMRHTLKAFIRHSSLTTEPSTQKPMRTSEDIGEILEETEIKTKSGEYRVVKRDSTQIQVFNIETGDKEVARHILAEYIDENNIGIQHEKYNTRIIGKKFFERLKRQQNSAK